AGACAGCTGAGCAACTGGGAACCAGGCACCTTGCTGGGCTCCCTTGAGTCTTCAGGACAGACCCTTCCACAGGGCTGTAGGAAGCAGGCTGAGACTCTGGCCGAGCCCAGGAAAGGGCAAACTGGAAGAGGGCCTGCTCAGGGACCCCCAACAGGTGACATTGCATGGAGCCTTGTTCTTCAATTGCCCCACTCTGTATTTAAGGTATGAATTTAATATAGAACTGTGTTGTTATTTAGAGGCAGTCTAAATTTCTTTCCTAAATTAAATGTCTGGGTCTCCTCCCTATTCTGTACTTTTCTTCTCTATAGCAGCCAAAGGGCACTCGTGGGCCATCAATAGACACGTCTGTTCAACTCCTGTTGGAGAGGAGTCTGGCTTGCTGGTAAGCTGCCAGTGTCTGCCAGCCTGTGTTCACACTGGAACCACAGATTCTAGGGTCCCCAGATCCCAGGGCCACTTAGTCTTGGAGGATAGCCACTTACTCATGCACCGCCTGACCCCTCTCCCCTGCAGGTGTGTGGTTGGCCAGGCTAGCTTCTTCTTGGAGACAAGTGTGGACAGACCACATCCCAGAGAAAGTGTCACGGgtaaaacttggaaaatatatgcaaaaggaAGGTGGCGAGGAGCCGAGGTACCTATTAGGAGCTGAGCTGCTCAGTCAAGGAGTTTGGTGAGAAAAGGGAGTGGGAAATGATAGGGGTCACAGCAGTTCAGATGAACACCAGAGATGTGGACCTTTGCCTGCTGCTGGCCTTTCACATGTCCTGAGTTGCATAGCTCTTGAACTGGCCAGATTTGTTTAAGGAGCAGAAGAGGTCCTATGGACCCAAGACCTTTTGGGATGCTCTATTCTGGAGTGTAATAATGTACATCATTATAATCTTACATGTCTTTGTTGAGCTTCTGTGATAAAGCCTTACAAAGATAATTATCCATGCAATGACCAGCCAATGAGCAAAGCAGTAATTAAGCTCCTGCTGTGTAGGAAGCACTGCCTGGCTCCCTGGGAGTACTCACTTCAGGCCACAGAAGTCATACTGACTCCATGGACCATGTGCAGGGGCGCATGACAGCAGAAGCACGGTATTCAAAAACATAAACGGGCTGCAAAGCACGTGTAATGCAAGTGGACACGAGAGTATCATGAATGTAAGTCAAGGGCAGTGTAACTTACAGGCAGGGGGACAGGGCTGAGGCCACAgtttgggggagaagggagatATTATGGCTGTTATGCATCCAGACCTGACAATAAGGAGGGaaattcttttgggtaaatatggGAGGCTTGTACAGAAGAGGCATtttaagcacttaaaaaatatatcaaaagagTAGTACAcacaaatggtttaaaaaatatctggCAGTACAAAaagtatgcattaaaaaaatccccaagcgggtcttccctggtggcgcagtggttgagagtccacctgccgatgcaggggatgcgggttcgttccccggtccgggaagatcccacatgccgcggagcggctgggcccgtgagccacggccgctgagcctgcgcgtccggaNNNNNNNNNNNNNNNNNNNNNNNNNNNNNNNNNNNNNNNNNNNNNNNNNNNNNNNNNNNNNNNNNNNNNNNNNNNNNNNNNNNNNNNNNNNNNaaaaaaaaaaaaaaaaaaaaaaattccccaagcCAATCCAGTTCCCTCCACAGCGGCAGCCACTGATaagatttttgtatttcctttcagAACTTTTATCTATATAaacatagttattttttaatccaaCTGGTAGCATATGATACACACTGTCCAAGACTTTGTCCTTTCCATTAACAATGTATCTTAGAGCTCATTCTATATTAGCACATATtagtctttcctttcctttctttacaGAAGTGGCAGGTTTTGCCATTGTATGGGTATACTTTCATGCGCTTAACCAGATTGCTACtaaatggacacttaggttatttgtagccttttatttaagaaaatactacTGTGGTCATGATTTCACCTAGATCTTTGTGTCTGTGAGAATATCTGTTGGATTTATCTTAGCAGCTGTTTAGAGGAACATGTGAAGGTCCAGGTCCCCTTCAACAACATGACAAGCCTTGGCAGAGTTTTGAGGTGTGCATCTGAGCTGAGAGGCAGAAACAGTATGAGCATGCAGGGAGACAAACGGAGCCCAGAAGTTGCCTGATCTGTTAATGGGTTTGGGAAGTCATGGGGGTGAGACGAAGGAGGAGGCACAAATCCAGGCATCGCTGAGACACTGAAGGAAATTCTGAAGTGCTTCTACCTGCAGGAGCCCCAGGCCCTATGAGGTCCAGCACTCCAACCTCATGGAGGGAGGCAGCTGCTTTTCAGGGGACATTTTCATAGGTAGGTATTTCAGGAGACTCGAGATCATTCTGTTGCGGTGCTGGCACCACCTGTGAGCCAAAAGACACACAATAATATGGTTAATAGAGCAATTATCCAAGCTGATGACAAGCATTTACGGAGAATCTCCTAATGGTGAGGGCCATGCGCTAGGCTCTTTGGAAGGGAGATATAAGACAGTTTAGTGCAGCAAATTGAGGGTGttcaaaaatgacaataaaaggcCTTGCTCTCATGAAGCTACGGTCTAATGATCCCAGTCTCTACCCTAGCGAGAGAAACAATACAGACATTTGTATAAAGATAATTCAGGTGATAGAGGCTAAGTTCCAAAGTAATAGTCCAAACCATTAGACCTTCATATTCCAAGGGTTCTGAGGATCCCTTGTCTGAGAGTGTTCAGGAAAAGCTCTAAAGAGAAGATAAGACTTGAGCTGATGCAGAAAGGAGGTTAGGTACCATCAATAGCTTGGAAATAGCACCAACCTTCTTTGAGATATCATGCAGAGACAAGTGTCAGAAAATAACTAAAGTAGGTTTGAGAATTTCCTGATCAAGTGGGAAATAATGGCCTTAGGAGACCCAGAACCAGAATTCCTGGTCCTGAAAATTCTGAGGGCAAGGAATAAATTCTTTCTAGAGTTTGGCTGAGGCAATGCACTGATTTCCACTTATTTTGTGGGTGAGGGTGGTTTTAGGGGTCTTGAGTTCCTGGAGTGGTGTGGGAGTCATGCAGGACTGACCAGACAAGGTGGGGGGGCTCACATGACCATTCTGAAACTCAGAGCAGGGACTGCTGTCCATGACTTTAAGATTGACCAGTATTGACCCAAACACAAAGGGCCAGGCCCAAGCAGCTTTAGTGAACGTAGTGAACAGTGCAGATTTGGCCTTGAGGCCAAAGATAAAGTTCCTAGCTGGCTAGGCATTAGGCCATGCTCTAGAAATCAGGACATGAGGCAGATGATGGTTGAACCAAACTGTGTATTTGcacaagtgtttactgagcaAATTCTATCCATCTTTTAAGGCCttatccaaattatttttttcatgaagctTTTCCTGGCTACCTCCATGCAGTGCTGTCTACCATTTCCAATGTCCGAAAAACCCTTGGGAACTGCACACATAATAAGTAGTCATGTAGAgtattttctctcccctttcagGTGACTAAATCAATCCAACTCTCCTGCATCAAAGATAGATAACAAGTCTTCAAAGTCAAAAGTGGTGCCTTAAACATATTTGAATCCCCATAGCACTCAGCCCAGTTCTGGGCAAACaaaaggtattcaataaatatctactgatTGATTCATCAATCACAGAGAAGTAGCATAATTGAAAAActttgagagttaaaaaaaaaatcttgttcgAACATGTTACAGGGAGGAAATTCTGGGGGACACTTGAAAGCAAAAGTATGAATGGACCCAATATTTTCAGGACAGTGAAAGTGGAGTGGACAGCCAGATTCAGATCAAGGTTAATTGTTTAAGACTTTTCAGGATTATTTAAAAACTCCTTGTggtttttaatattgaaattcCAACCACTATCTGTGTGAACTTAGGCAAATTTAATTTCCTGAATCTCAGCTTCTCTGGCTATGAAGTTTGGATGACAGCACACTTGTAGAGTTGTTTTAAGGATCAGATGAGAATatgtttgctaatgttttgtaaaccgtaaaactttatataaactTATTATTAATGGGAAATTCTATGCTTAAGGTATGTTTTAACACTCTAATGAAACCAATGTGCTGTAGTTAATAGCACATATTCCAAAAAATCTTGGCATTAGACTGTTGGCTAATTTCCAATTGTTTTGGGAAGTTGCCATTTTGATGGATTAGAGATAGATTTAGAAACGTACATGGACCATACAGTGTTTGGGTTTAAAGACTCTTATTCTGGTAGTGTTAAGATTAATTAATATAAGATATCattaaattaattagaaatgtTCAGCTTTTGGCCACACAAATGTAAATCAGGAATATTTGTTTCAGTATCTCTATGCACCATGGAGTGTGTCAGGGGGGCACACGGTGAGTGGAACTTGAGCTCCTCTGCTTTCAGTTAAAATGGTCTGAGCAATATTTCCTCACTTTATGGGCCTTAGGATACAGAGAAAATtgttctcaccttctgagatttCTGTATAGAGCAGTAGATTGTGGCTGACCTCTCTTCCTTCTGAGGAACTGGGGTCTGTCCCTGTAACAGACCAACACCAGGATATCCATAATCACCAGACGAGAGCTTTCCAGAGATTCGCCCTCGACTCTTGAGGAAAAGGGGCACCCCAGCAGGTTCTGATTACACATACAGGGTGGGAACTGCCTTAGTGCAGTGGAAACAGTGCCTCTGGTTTCCCAACACCTCCCTTATTTACGGCCCAAGAATGGGAGCGAAGTTCCTTCATTTCAAGGGACCCCAAGGTTGGTAAACATGGATAGAATCACAATTCTCTGCCCTTGTACCGCTGGTCCTATCCCCCAGTTTGGAGAGATTAGTCTTTCAGGTTACTGGATGGTCctagaagggggagggggagggaaggtgtACTGATCAAAAGAGCTCACCTGAAAGTCAAGGAACACCTGTGTATACACAGTTTCCCCTTCAATCGCAAGCGCCGGTGTAGTGTCATCTGGAGTGACGAGATCATAATCTGCTTGCCCCTCAGAGTCCGAGTCATGTCCAGCATCCTCCTGAGTGACcaaatcacacacctggtctcttCCATTGACGGGTTGGTGCATCTCTGtcccctcctcatcctcctcagTTGTTCCGTTGCTGTCAGAGCTGCTGTTGGAGACGTGCCTGGCAGTCTTAGGGAAAGTGTTCAGCTTCCCACACCCTTGGGAGAGCATGGAGTATACTGTGTGGTCAGCAGTGGGTTCTGGAACACATTGTGCAGGGTGGGTAAAACGTGTGCcagctcccttctctctcttgctttgTGCAAGGATCCAAGCTGCTCTGACTCCTACCCCAGACGAGGCCTAGAGAACTGGAGGAGAAGGTGTTTTCCTGTCTTCCCTCAAAGGACTCCATTCCATtaccccttccttcttcctttcaagcattcacttattcattcatttgataagcATTCGTCGAGTGGGATATGTGATGGACTTAGGAGCTCTCAGTGAGCAGGACCGGCCCCGTTGAATAAACCATCCTAACTGCCATGACAGGGGCTCTGGGGGAACACCAAGGTGAATTAGACCTAGTCTTGAAAGAGTACACTGTCTACCTGGGTGTCAGATCTATACATAAATCAACTAATGTAAGGCCAACTGTGACAAGTGTCATAGGAAAAGTATGAGGAAAGTGCAGAAGTGAGAGGAGATGGTCTCTGGTTAGGAAGCAGAGAAGAGCTTGTGAAGTGGCAGAATTAAAGTAGGCCTTGACGTTGGGGCAGGACTTTGATGAATGACAGTGTATTCTTGGTGGAGAGAACAGCATGATTAAAGGCAGGCATGAAACCTGAGGCACCCTCTCTTTTGGGAAAGGATGATACTTAAAATATTCAACAACCACAATGGTTTGGGCATAGGACAATCAGAATGGGTGCCTGCTATGAACAACTGGGTGGATGTCTACTGCCTTTGGGACATATCAAGCAACCCATTTGATCTAAGTGTAGAATAATAATGGctcacatttattaagtgcctactatgtgtcagtcaCTGTTCTAAATGTTTTTCATGAATAAATTCATTTAACCTGCATAAAACCCCATGAAGCCTAGACAATAACTATTCTTATTTATGTTTCGCAGTTGAGGAAACTGGAGCACATAAAGGTTGAATATTTGCCCAAGTAAGTGGGAGGGCCAGGATCTGAATGCAGGTACTCTGGTCCCTGGTGTTCTTAACTGCTACTCAATACTGCCCCCTATGCGCTTGGTGTAGGAAAAAAGTAGACAAAAGGTGGCCTGGCCCAATAGTGAGCGATAATCATAGTTATCACCTATTGAGTGCACACTGTGGGTGCTGCCCCATGCAGTCCTCACAGCAACTGAGAGGTTGGTGCCTTCATTTTGCAAagtaaggaaactaaggcttagagacgGAATTGCCCAAGATCACTAAAAAGGCGGAGTGCTAGGATAGAAACACAGGATTATCTGACCTCAGGACTCAAACACATGACCACTAGATTATCTTGTCTTTTGAGTAACAGACAAAGCCATGAGGAGCCATTGATGGTTTTAGAGCAGTCAGAATTAAGCTTTGCAAAGGGGGAGCAGAAGGGATAGAAAGGAAAAGTTCCGGAGAGGGAATGGCCAGTTAGGAAACTATTACAATATTTCAGGGAAGAAGTTACAAGGAATGGGAATGTCTGTTAATAAGgacttgttaaataaattaaggtaCAGCTGTAGAATGGAATAAATGGGAGTCAGTCTTAATCTACGTATGCTAATATTGCTAGGATCTACTGTTAAGTTAAAAAAGCAGATTCAGAAAAATGTTATAGATGGCTCCCATATGTGTAATCAAAGGAAGAATATATGGCTTGTAGATGCATTAAAACGCTCTGAAAGgatttaaacatacatatatcTTAACAATGGAGGTCTCTTCAGGGAGAGCTGGAGATTGGGATTTAGAgggagattatttttaatttacaccATGTGAATATAtgacttttcaattaaaaaaagaacctgtttaataaaacaaaaaattgatgACAGCATGAACTCAGGCAGTGGCAGAGTCTCCAAAGAGGAAACTCTGAAGAGATAGtggagaaataaaagaagcagacCCTGGGCACTGAGGAGAGGtgccgggggagggaggagggttagGGATGACAGTGGTGtccccaaaacatttttattccccCTCCTGTGCCCAGGGTGCCAAGGAAGGAGGGTTCAGGCTAGGGGAGACCAGGGTCTGTTCTGCCAGCTCTAAGGAGGAAGCTGGTGGGAATCTCCAAAGTCTAGCCTCATTTCCATTTCAAGCCCCCTTTTTCTTGGTTACACTTTCCCATCAGAAAAGGCTGCAATGTTGGATTTCTGAGCCCCTGGCTCCCCCCCCACATTCCCTCCTCCTATTCCATCTCCTTGGGGCATCCCCTCCATGAGAGGTGATATAGGGTTTTTTAAAGCAGGGTTTGACTGTGACTGAGTGGCCAGAGTTTGGGGATTCCTTAGAACTCCAGAGCTTCAGAGTTCAAGGTGGTAATTTAGGACACTGAGATTTGGGACTGGGAAAATAAGGTGCAGGCATCTCAGCTCTCTACCCCAACACTCATCAGAACAGCTCCACTTTTACGTGCATTGTGATTTGGGGGTGTTGCATAATATTTTGTTTGAAGAAAGCATTCCTTAGTTTTTTCAAAAATTGGAAAACTACTGACTCAGTAATACTTATGGGTAATAGGTATCTAAACAGTCTTATGAGTTTTAATTTCAActaacttttaattttgcttctgtCACAGATTTACTATTTCATTTGGTCTCTGTTTTTCCATTCTTGGAGTGGAGACAGTAAATTCATCCTCATCATGGGGCACATTCCAGTGATGGCAGTCAATGCCTGAGGAATCCTAGAGACCCTGGAGGAAGGACTAGTTCTCCTAGCTCTGGTTACCATCTTTCAGGAGTTCAGCCTGGTTGTGGCTTTTGTTCTCCAAACCACCTTCCTTTAGCACgctgcttctcagactttaacaGGCATTTGATTCACCTacagatcttgttaaaatgcagattcgtGTTCAGTATTCTGGGGTGGTGCCCAAGAGTTGCGTTTCTAACAAGCCCTTGGGTGTACCCACATTGCTGGTCACACATTGAGTAGCCACACTCTGGAGCTTCCACCTGGCCTGGGAACCCCATAGCCTGTGTCACTGGTGATATATTACCTGGTGTGTCAGCTGTAGCCTCAACTTGACTGGAACTGAAGGCTGGGGCTGAACCTGAGAAATCAAGTTAGAGAAGGGTTATCATTAGGGCTGTGAGGGGAGAGAGTCTCTGATTCTGTGAGAGtcaaaggagagggagagagatttctGAGGACATAGGGAAAAGGCTTTAGGTAGGAGAGTGAACCCTGATGTGAGTACAAGCCCATGGGAAAGGATGGCCAGAGTCTAGGGTCATCTTCAGCTGAGGAGAATTCTCTGGAGTTTCCTGCCATCTCTCTGGAAGGGAGAGCTCTAACCCCTCTGTGGTAGCCACTCATCGGGTTGGTTTGCTCGCTCACAGTAATTCTTCCAGGGACCCTATATATTCTAACCAATCTGTTCTTTCTGGGAACTACTCCACTCCCACTTCAACACTGACATTCCAGAAGGAGCTACCAATCACAAACACTCATTCCATTGCTCACAGTGATTAGTCCAAGCAATAGTCACATGACCTAAAACTGAGTCAATCAGAGAGATTTCTGAGGTTCTTCAAATTGGAGTTGGAGAGGAAACATCTTTTTCCCCTTCCTGGTGTCAGAACTACTAGTATGTGTGAGTCTGGAGCTACCAGTTGCTGTGTTTTGGTacattccacccccacccctgcccctcagctGTCTGTATTAAGAGAGTTAAGCTGGCTTATAGGGAAAAATAGGGATGAGAGATGGAGAGCTCTGGTGGCTTTTGAGTCTCTGGTGACATTTGTCTCTAGGCCAGCTCTTCTCTTTCTTGCCCATAGACTGATTATGTGAGTCTCCAAATAATAAACCACTCCCCTTgcacctctccccaccctttcTTGTCTAAGctagtttgagttgggtttcaATTATTTGCAACTAAAGAGTCCCAGCTGACACTTCTCCCCTATAATTCTGAGAAGAAATGAGGTCTTGGGAGAGAAGGGGTAGGAGGGAATTATGAGAGGACAAAGAATTCTCCAGAGGTCCTAGGGAAATGGCCTAGTACTGGCAGATATCATTGATCTCAGAAACTCACATCGTCCATTTTTCTTCCAAAGGCACCAACCAGAGATCCCAAAGCACAGAAGGGTGAAAACCATCAGGGAGAGCCCAGAACAAAGTGCTGTCCTTCTCTCAGATCCTGTGAAGAGGAACTGAGTGAGATCAATATAAATAACAACAAGGGAGTTGGGGCAAGCACTGGACAAAACATAAAGGCCATCCTACCTGCCTCTTAAAATCCCATACTATTGCAGGAAatattccttttcattcattcattcattctacagcTAATTATTGAGCAGTCATATTCCAGGCAAGAAATTATAGCAGTAAGGCAGACACCGTCCCTGGGTAGAGAGGTTTATTGCCTGCCCGGTGTCACAGAGTTTTGAGTacctgagctgggatttgaatgcaggcTGTCAGATCCTAAAACACCCTTATCCATCACACTACACTGCCCCTCTCTATAAATGGCATAAGGAGAGTTCTAGACAGTGAATCCAGATTACTATTGATCAGGGCTCTAAAACCATTTGCCAGACACAGCCTGACCCAGCATTTTCACATCCTGGGTAgaccttcctttttttctacttctctctAGGGAAGAGCAGAGCACAGAACTCAGAGCCTCAATCCTGcttctgctgtgtgaccttggttagTATGACTGAGGAATTAAAttgtctatttaattttaattaattaaaatttaaattaaaaatcagctACTCTATTCCTTATTGAAAAACTGATAAGTATATTTGGAACAACTcggatataaatatattttttccactgcaaattttatgaaatctgaaTACAGATCAACTACTGCCCATGAGAATTTAGCATCTGAAttaagatgtgctgtaagtgtaaagtacatactggatttcaaagacttagtacaaactgaaatgcaaaattaTGTCATGAATAATTCTTTGTATTGGCTACATGTTGAATTGatgatattttggaaatattgggttaaataaaatatatgattaaagttaattttacctgtttctttttgctttttctaatatgactattaaaaatttaaattacctaTGTGGCttccattatatttctattggaatGTGCTGCTCTAAAGACTCCCACTCACACTGCCTCACTGCACTTTATAAAGAACTACTCAGAATGAAAACTCTTGGGTCCACGGACTCAAGGCTCTGAGGTCTGGCTGAACAGGAGAGCAACCTGGACAGAGGTCCCTAGAAAGAAACTGCTGGGAGCTGTTGCTGACAGGATTGCTGGCTCTGCACGTGAAGCTGGGGTGTTTTTCTCCACTTCTCCAGGAGACGCTGAGGTGAGCTCCCCCTTGGGACACGACAGCTCCTTTCGGTAGGGGGCTCCATCTGTATGTCACGTTGTGTCCACTGTCCTCCATTGAGCATGTCAGGTTGACCCTGCAGACGCCGTCCTCTATGAGCCCGAGGCTCCCGGTGACTTTTGGCTTCTTCAGCCTCCCTATGTGAGGAGAAAGGTGGACCAGATGTGGAGTCAGGCCTGCACCCTGGGCAGTTaccattcaaaatatattcttgaaGTTGTGGGTTGACACTGCCTTAGGGCTGGGAAGGTGCCTCCAGGAGTGCACCTGGACTTTTCTTTGATAGTTCTAAAATCTCCGACTCATCACTTTACTCATCTTTGGTCCTTGGAAATAGAGGagttaatgaaaaatgaaaaaagataccCCATCATTCTATACAGTATACTGTGAAGAACAAGCAAACCAATCAACACAAATAAGCACAACACTTCCAAGGGCCCTGAGGCCCTTCAAGGCTTACATTTTGAGGTCTCATCATCTAATTTGTTTACTTACATGAGATAAGGAATATGGAGAGGTGAGCACAGCACTGTCACAGactaagcacttaataaatgttaacaattttaaaagcaatGTAAGACTGGCACTCTTTGTTCccaatttcttattctttttacttGATCTTCTTCCTGGTTCTTTAATATTTGAGTCACAGTAGGCAATAGATGTGAACTAGCTGAATTGCATATTTTAACAGGACCATGGACAGTGACTCTTTTCTCAGGTACTGAGACACCAACATGCCCAGGCAGGGGATAGGTTGACCATGTCTGAATGGTACAGGTGAAGGAACTGgcaaatataaattatacaaacCATCCAACTAAGCTCCTGTGAAGCACAGGGCTGAGGAGGAAGACTCTGAGTTCTTTCCCTCACACTCAAGGAAGCCAAGTAGCCTTCCAAGCTCCAAACTCCAAGCTTCCAAGCCTTCCAAGCTTCCAAGCTCCTTGTGACCTCCAAGGGTCACAGGACAATAAAGGCTTTCTCCTCAGTCTTCTATGATTTTACCCAGCCATCTCTGCCTTTATGCAAAATGATAATGTTCTATAAAAATACAGGTTGGAGAGTTCCTTGTCCCACCCAGTAATCAATGCAGGAGGACAGGGCAAGTACCAGAAGTTGGTTGATTGAGGCTTACTTGGAAGCCTAGAAGAAGGGGGCCTGGGCTAGGGGAATTTGCCCAGCTGCTGATTGTATTGTCCTCCTGTGAACTTACTGGTGTGAACTGAGTAGCTGTCCTGTGGGTCTGAGGCATTTTgtaggaggagggaggtgggataGGCAGCAAAGAGAAGAAACCTTTCAGGGAATGAATCTAATGATGGGTGCTCTACTCAGAAACTCACGGTAGATGCTCAGGTTGATATGTTTTGTGCTGGCAACTCTGGCGTTTGTGCACACATAGGCATGGTAGGGGCCGGCGTCCTCCATCTTCAACTGGCCAATCTTTAGGGAGTAGCCCTGGCTGGAGACCCATGCCGTGTTCTGATTTGGATCCTTGAACTTAATGAGTTGATTGGCTGTTGCTTCTTCTCCCCGATCTTTGCTGATAATAGAGGTGTTAAACATCCAGACAACGTTGTCTATGTGCTGAATGTCCGGGAGCGCCAGGGACAGGGTGATGGACTCCCCCAGGATCCCCGCCACTGCCTCGCCCATTGGTCCTCCTCTGGAAGCTCCTAGATCTGCAGCCAGAGGTGAGACATTGCAGTTTCAGCCACTGGTCTCGATCCCTTGACCCTCAGCCTGC
This genomic interval from Physeter macrocephalus isolate SW-GA chromosome 4, ASM283717v5, whole genome shotgun sequence contains the following:
- the LY9 gene encoding T-lymphocyte surface antigen Ly-9 — protein: MASPRRQTDGWALQTFSNKPPKNQPHIFSPFLWTPLLFLLMGLGASEKDSAPTVVKGILGGSVILSLNISVDTEIEHIAWSGPQVALALADARGKIIFLDKSYQGRINVTQNNSLSINKLTLKDAGSYKAQINQKNSEVTTSEKFTLSIYEQLQEPRVTMKSVNMSENASCNITLVCSVKGAGEDVQYYWTSRDPHASESWGGPSLTISWLPCDPDLPYICRAKNPVSQSSSSPVHAWQFCTDLGASRGGPMGEAVAGILGESITLSLALPDIQHIDNVVWMFNTSIISKDRGEEATANQLIKFKDPNQNTAWVSSQGYSLKIGQLKMEDAGPYHAYVCTNARVASTKHINLSIYRSERRTALCSGLSLMVFTLLCFGISGWCLWKKNGRCSAPAFSSSQVEATADTPGCGKLNTFPKTARHVSNSSSDSNGTTEEDEEGTEMHQPVNGRDQVCDLVTQEDAGHDSDSEGQADYDLVTPDDTTPALAIEGETVYTQVFLDFQGQTPVPQKEERSATIYCSIQKSQKVVPAPQQNDLESPEIPTYENVP